CAGACCCTCGTCGTAGAGCACTTTGGTCCAGAAGCGCGCGTAGAGAAGGTGCATCACCGCGTGCTCGGCGCCGCCCACGTAGCAGTCCACGGGCATCCAATACTTGGCCTTCTCGAAGTCCCATGGCTTGTTGGGGTTCGAAGGGTCGCAGAACCTGAGGAAGTACCAGCTCGAGCAGGCAAAGCCGCCCATCGTGTCGGTCTCGCGACGGCCCAGCGAGCCGTCCGGCGTGGTGGCGTTGACGAACTCCTCGATCCGGTTCAGCGGGCTCGATCCGTCGCCGCTCGGCTCGTAATTCTCGACGTCGGGCAATTCGACCGGGAGCTGCCCCTCGGTCGCCAGCATCTCGTGGCCCTCCTTGTCGTAGATCACCGGGATCGGGCAACCCCAGTACCTTTGGCGGCTAATCAGCCAGTCGCGTAAACGATAGGTGACCTTACGTTCTCCGATGCCTAGGCCTTCCATCCATTGGCCTAGCGATTCCTGGGCCTCCTTGACGGTCATGCCGTCGTATTCGCCGGAGTTGATCAGGATGCCATCTTTGCCTGAGAAGACGTCCTGGGTTGTCCTCGGGGCCTGTCCGTCTTGTCCGACCTGTCCGACCGGAGCAATGACTGGAACCACCCCTAAACCGAACTTTCTTGCGAACTCGAAGTCGCGTTCGTCGTGCCCGGGGACCGCCATGATCGCGCCGGTGCCGTAGGACGCCAACACGTAATCCGCGATCCAGATCGGCACCTTCTCGCCGTTGGCCGGGTTGACGGCGTAAGCGCCGGTGAACACCCCGGTCTTCTCGCGATTGACGGCCTGACGGTCCGTATCCGAGAGCCGCTTGGCCTGGTCCTGATACGCCTTGACCGCCTTTCGGTGTTCCTCATCGACGAGCGGCATCAAGTTCTCCAGGATGGGATGCTCGGGTGAGAGCACGCAAAAGGTCATGCCGAAGATGGTGTCAATTCGGGTGGTGAACACGCGAAAGGAGAGATGGCGCTCTTTGGAGATGACTTGGAGGTCGGACTCGGCGGACGCGTCAGACTGGTCCGACGGGTCAGACAAGGCAGACCCGTTGTCTCCACCCCCAACCCCCTCCTCAGTTTCGCTGCGCAAAACCAAGGAGGGGGCTATTCGCATCTCAAACTCGACCCCTTCCGACCTTCCAATCCAGTTGCGCTGCATCTCTTTGATGCCGTCGGGCCAGTTCAGCTCGTCCAGATCCGACAGCAGCCGGTCGGCATACGCCGTGATCTTGAAGAACCACTGCGGGATCCACTTCTTCTCGACCGCCGTGCCGCAGCGCCAGCACAGGCCCCCCTCGACCTCCTCATCCGCCAGCACCGTCGCGTCCTTCGGGCACCAGTTGACGCTTGCCAACTTCCGATACGCAAGACCCTTCTTGTAGAGCAGTTCAAAGATCCACTGGGTCCACTTGTAGTACTCCGGGTCGCTCGAATACACGCACCGCGACCAGTCGTAGCTGATGCCGATCAGGTCCATCTGGCGCTTGTAGTTCGCCCCGTAGCTCTTGACCATCGGTCCCGGGTGGGTCTTCTTGGCGATCGCCTCGTTCTCGGC
This Armatimonadota bacterium DNA region includes the following protein-coding sequences:
- a CDS encoding leucine--tRNA ligase; this encodes MPERYEPKTFEAKWKQRWDEAGLFLTQEDSDRPKFYGLDFFPYPSGAGLSVGHARNYVPTDVICRAKVMQGYNVLHPMGFDAFGLPAENEAIAKKTHPGPMVKSYGANYKRQMDLIGISYDWSRCVYSSDPEYYKWTQWIFELLYKKGLAYRKLASVNWCPKDATVLADEEVEGGLCWRCGTAVEKKWIPQWFFKITAYADRLLSDLDELNWPDGIKEMQRNWIGRSEGVEFEMRIAPSLVLRSETEEGVGGGDNGSALSDPSDQSDASAESDLQVISKERHLSFRVFTTRIDTIFGMTFCVLSPEHPILENLMPLVDEEHRKAVKAYQDQAKRLSDTDRQAVNREKTGVFTGAYAVNPANGEKVPIWIADYVLASYGTGAIMAVPGHDERDFEFARKFGLGVVPVIAPVGQVGQDGQAPRTTQDVFSGKDGILINSGEYDGMTVKEAQESLGQWMEGLGIGERKVTYRLRDWLISRQRYWGCPIPVIYDKEGHEMLATEGQLPVELPDVENYEPSGDGSSPLNRIEEFVNATTPDGSLGRRETDTMGGFACSSWYFLRFCDPSNPNKPWDFEKAKYWMPVDCYVGGAEHAVMHLLYARFWTKVLYDEGLVSVKEPFQRLMNQGQVLALTPYRKPREGETLEVGADGILVSFEEAKGIPKDQLMWRWARMSKSKGNVVTPDEMVDQYGADALRVHLLFVAPFDGEVQWSSDGVGSMAKFLNRVFKAVTELSGSFDSDWRTKIQTLWSDQSDKSDLSDGARNLRRATHQAIKKCTEDIDRFAFNTYIAALMTYLNSIADAQRAGANAPGWRLAASEALETLILLLAPAAPFSADELWESLGLRGFTHQQAWPVFDPEIAAEDVWPIAVQVNGKLRDTVMVPAGSSNQELEAAAKASAKVQVHLEGKEVKKVIVVPGKLVNIVAV